GTCGACCAGCAGGTCGAGGTAGGCCGCAGCGGTTTTCGCATCCACCCCGAGATTGCGGGCGAACTGGGCGGTATTCAGCAAGCCGCCCTGATGGTGGGCCAGCATGCCCCAGAATCGGCGCAGGGTTTCGGCGGCGATGCGCGGGCCGAATTGGGGAATGTCGCGCTCCAGGTAGCTGCGGATGAAGTCCTGCCGCCAGCGCAGGCTGCGCGCCGCGCTCGACGCCAGCAGGCTTTCCGGAAAGCCGCCGCGCACCCAGAGTTCATCGGCCGGCAGATGGCGCGTTTCGATCAGGTTGAAAGGGGCCAACTCCAGGTAGGCGATGCGTCCCGCGAGGGTTTCGCCGGATTGCTTGAGAAGATCGAGCGATGCCGAACCCAGCAGCAGGAAGCGGCCTGTCTTTTTCCCCGCGCGGCGACCCTTGTCGATCAATCCGCGCAGGACCGGAAACAGGCCGGGGGCGCGATGCACTTCGTCGAGGATGACCAGTTGGTCGGCGTGATCGGCCAGGTAAAGTTCGGCTTGGGCCAGTTTGCTGCGGTCCTGTTCCGATTCGAGATCGAGATAGAGCGAAGGCCGACCGCTCGCCTTGGCTACGTCCAGCGCCAGCGTGGTCTTGCCGGCCTGGCGCGGGCCGAGCAGCGCCACGGCCGGCGAATTGGCCAGCGCATCGATCAGGAATGGGGTGAGTGAGCGGGAAATCATCATTGCAATTATGGAGTATCGTTCCCGTAATTGCAAGGTTGT
This sequence is a window from Lentimicrobiaceae bacterium. Protein-coding genes within it:
- a CDS encoding ATP-binding protein, giving the protein MMISRSLTPFLIDALANSPAVALLGPRQAGKTTLALDVAKASGRPSLYLDLESEQDRSKLAQAELYLADHADQLVILDEVHRAPGLFPVLRGLIDKGRRAGKKTGRFLLLGSASLDLLKQSGETLAGRIAYLELAPFNLIETRHLPADELWVRGGFPESLLASSAARSLRWRQDFIRSYLERDIPQFGPRIAAETLRRFWGMLAHHQGGLLNTAQFARNLGVDAKTAAAYLDLLVDLLLVRRLPPWHANLGKRLVKSPKVYVRDSGLVHALLGIADKETLLSHPVVGQSWECFVIENLLACAPEGVQGHFYRSSAGAEIDLLLAWPDGKLWAIEIKRSLTPKLERGFHAACADLNPARKLVVYPGDESFRLAEDIEAMSPLSAAMLVAGK